In the genome of Gordonia rubripertincta, one region contains:
- a CDS encoding HNH endonuclease family protein → MVLHDATFRSPTLRRLRMRLRWIGWNGSAAGSWSARQWGLLVFAVATTIVVAVGSGGFGPRPDTDPRVRALAREALARLASIPVYAQRPDRDDYDRSAFGSAWTDAVAVAGGGNGCDTRNDILARDLRDIRAGPVSSCPRGVLAGEFRSPYSGEFVVFRRDRGASNVQIDHIVPLAYAWDMGAWSWEAGRRIDFANDPANLVAVDGSSNQEKSDWEPARWMPKARGFWCQYAIQFVTVSATYRLTVDRGSREVLTKALRCAG, encoded by the coding sequence ATGGTCCTTCACGACGCGACGTTCCGATCGCCGACGCTACGGCGGCTGCGCATGCGTCTGCGGTGGATCGGCTGGAACGGATCGGCGGCCGGGTCGTGGTCGGCGCGGCAGTGGGGGCTGCTGGTCTTCGCGGTGGCCACGACGATCGTGGTCGCGGTGGGGTCCGGTGGATTCGGCCCGCGACCCGACACCGACCCGCGGGTTCGGGCACTGGCGCGAGAGGCGTTGGCTCGTCTGGCGTCGATACCTGTGTACGCGCAGCGTCCGGACCGCGACGACTACGACCGGAGCGCATTCGGCTCGGCGTGGACGGACGCAGTGGCCGTCGCCGGCGGCGGCAACGGATGCGACACCCGTAACGACATCCTGGCCCGGGACCTGCGAGACATCCGGGCCGGACCGGTCTCGAGTTGCCCGAGAGGGGTTCTCGCAGGGGAGTTCCGGAGTCCGTACAGCGGTGAGTTCGTGGTGTTCCGTCGTGACCGCGGGGCGTCGAACGTACAGATCGATCACATCGTGCCGCTGGCCTACGCCTGGGACATGGGCGCATGGTCGTGGGAAGCCGGCCGCCGAATCGACTTCGCGAACGATCCGGCCAACCTGGTCGCGGTCGACGGGTCGTCGAATCAGGAGAAGAGCGACTGGGAACCGGCACGATGGATGCCGAAGGCTCGCGGGTTCTGGTGCCAGTATGCGATCCAGTTCGTGACGGTCAGCGCGACATACCGTTTGACGGTCGACCGGGGGTCACGGGAAGTGCTCACCAAGGCACTCCGTTGCGCCGGTTGA
- the recG gene encoding ATP-dependent DNA helicase RecG, translating to MNELALADSLSDVLGSKPADKLAGLGVTTVGELLRYTPRRYIRRGLVADHQRPEPGEWLTIVGRITKSDLIQMKSRRGQFLKVKVTDDNEVYEASFFNPKFIRHQLRPGARVMMAGTVKYFREQIQLSHPEWMILPDGDPEIEDHVVGSKMLTEMYAVEEEIAKEEGAHPLVAMFDREILPMYPATKEVQTWDILGAVRRVLDHCAPIPDALTDAQRRERGLVSTDEAIRKIHLPDSEDDVKVASHRLKFDEALAIQTVLAQRRLAGRSESAPPCPHVPGGLEDKLRERLPFTLTEGQVAVGEELAEDLALAQPMSRLLQGEVGSGKTLVSLLAMLRVVDNGYQCAILAPTEVLAAQHHRTMKKMLGDLAEGGELTAADGATRIALLTGSMKTKGRRETLLDVVTGTAGIVIGTHALLEEKVEFFDLGLVVIDEQHRFGVEQRDVLRNKGRDGRIPHFLVMTATPIPRTVAMTAFGDLETSVLRELPRGRQPISTSVVPMGRQNWVDRVWSRANEEIDAGRQVYVVCSRIGDDDSPEPEPGPDGEKGPKTTSVVEQYEALVAGPFAHRRVEMLHGRLAPEEKAEIMDAFGRGEVDVLVSTTVIEVGVDVPNATTMVIVDAERFGVSQLHQLRGRVGRGQHAGLCLLMTNSNEISQSMQRLRAVAGSNDGFELARVDLEQRREGDLLGSLQSGVNTSLRFLSLLEDVEVIEDARGLAEDVVSEDITLLHHSPLADLVDGILVPQKIAYLDKS from the coding sequence GTGAACGAACTGGCACTGGCGGATTCGCTGTCCGACGTCCTCGGGTCCAAGCCCGCCGACAAGCTCGCGGGACTCGGCGTGACCACGGTGGGGGAGCTGCTGCGCTACACCCCGCGTCGGTACATCCGTCGTGGTCTCGTGGCCGACCACCAGCGGCCCGAACCGGGCGAGTGGCTCACCATCGTCGGCCGGATCACCAAGTCCGACCTGATCCAGATGAAGAGTCGCCGTGGCCAGTTCCTGAAGGTCAAGGTCACCGACGACAACGAGGTCTACGAGGCGAGCTTCTTCAACCCGAAGTTCATCCGCCATCAGCTGCGCCCCGGTGCCCGGGTGATGATGGCCGGCACGGTCAAGTACTTCCGCGAGCAGATCCAGCTGTCGCATCCGGAGTGGATGATCCTGCCCGACGGCGATCCCGAGATCGAGGACCACGTCGTCGGCTCCAAGATGCTGACCGAGATGTACGCCGTCGAGGAGGAGATCGCGAAAGAGGAGGGTGCTCACCCTCTCGTCGCGATGTTCGACCGCGAGATCCTACCGATGTACCCGGCCACCAAAGAGGTTCAGACCTGGGACATCCTGGGTGCGGTCCGGCGGGTCCTGGACCACTGCGCGCCGATCCCCGACGCGTTGACCGATGCGCAGCGTCGGGAGCGGGGGCTCGTCTCGACCGACGAGGCGATCCGCAAGATCCATCTGCCCGACTCCGAGGACGACGTGAAAGTCGCCTCGCATCGGCTGAAGTTCGATGAGGCGCTGGCGATCCAGACGGTGCTCGCGCAACGGCGCCTCGCAGGTCGCAGCGAATCGGCGCCGCCGTGCCCGCACGTGCCCGGCGGTCTCGAGGACAAGTTGCGCGAACGTCTGCCGTTCACGCTCACCGAGGGCCAGGTCGCGGTCGGGGAAGAGCTGGCCGAGGACCTCGCGCTCGCGCAACCGATGTCCCGGCTGCTGCAGGGTGAGGTGGGTTCCGGTAAGACCCTCGTCTCGCTCCTCGCGATGCTGCGGGTCGTCGACAACGGATACCAGTGCGCAATCCTCGCACCCACCGAAGTGCTTGCCGCCCAGCATCACCGGACGATGAAGAAGATGCTCGGTGACCTCGCCGAGGGCGGCGAGTTGACCGCGGCCGACGGGGCGACCCGCATCGCCCTGCTGACCGGGTCGATGAAGACCAAGGGGCGGCGCGAGACGCTGCTCGACGTGGTGACCGGCACCGCGGGCATCGTCATCGGCACCCATGCCCTGCTGGAGGAGAAGGTCGAGTTCTTCGACCTCGGCCTCGTCGTGATCGACGAACAGCACCGGTTCGGCGTCGAACAGCGTGACGTGTTGCGCAACAAGGGCCGTGACGGTCGGATCCCGCACTTCCTGGTGATGACCGCGACGCCGATCCCGCGCACCGTCGCGATGACCGCTTTCGGCGACCTCGAGACGTCTGTCCTGCGCGAGCTGCCCCGCGGGCGCCAGCCCATCTCGACCTCGGTCGTGCCGATGGGTCGGCAGAACTGGGTCGACCGGGTGTGGTCGCGTGCCAACGAGGAGATCGACGCCGGCCGCCAGGTCTACGTGGTCTGCTCGCGCATCGGCGACGACGACTCGCCGGAACCCGAACCCGGCCCCGACGGCGAGAAGGGACCGAAGACGACCTCGGTGGTCGAGCAGTACGAGGCCCTTGTGGCCGGTCCGTTCGCGCATCGCCGGGTCGAGATGCTGCACGGCCGTCTGGCGCCGGAGGAGAAGGCGGAGATCATGGACGCGTTCGGTCGCGGCGAGGTCGATGTCCTGGTGTCCACCACCGTCATCGAGGTCGGTGTGGACGTGCCCAACGCGACCACGATGGTCATCGTCGACGCGGAGCGATTCGGTGTCAGTCAGCTCCATCAGCTGCGCGGTCGCGTCGGCCGTGGCCAGCATGCCGGGCTGTGTCTGCTGATGACCAACAGCAACGAGATCTCCCAGTCGATGCAGCGTCTGCGCGCGGTCGCCGGGTCGAACGACGGCTTCGAACTCGCCCGCGTCGACCTCGAACAACGCCGCGAGGGCGATCTGCTCGGTTCGCTGCAGTCCGGTGTCAACACCTCGCTGCGGTTCCTGTCGCTGCTCGAGGACGTCGAGGTGATCGAGGACGCGCGCGGACTCGCGGAGGACGTCGTGAGCGAGGACATCACGCTGTTGCACCACAGCCCGCTGGCCGATCTCGTCGACGGGATTCTGGTCCCGCAGAAGATCGCGTATCTCGACAAGTCCTGA
- a CDS encoding DAK2 domain-containing protein → MIARTINPQLLRDWARVCVDQLEEFRGEINDLNVFPIPDSDTGSNMLFTMRAAAEAADATSDEASLPQVARAMADGAVAQARGNSGIILSQVLVGLADGAEILGDTDSLTFGDLASLGLRLGSLAATRAVSEPREGTVLTLVRVAAESAAAHEKETAADIVRAIADDCAEALERTPEQLSVLASAGVVDAGGRGFLVIADAMVRVITGVANRRRRYRGILTDSATLGHGVDDSCVESSDQDFEVMYLLDGAAGDQIARLRERLDELGDAVVIVGDSSSREDERFSVHVHTCEPGAAVEAGAGLGRLSDVRISCFALDAIRAQSDSNEPPPRHKRAVVAVASGEGAADLFAEAGATVLRADDGLTAHALGQAIRDTDSAHVVVMANGALSSQDLVTVTTEVRSTRRSVLMLPTSSMTQCLAALAVHDPSEIPDVDAYAMAEAAAGARWGSLQLATTKMMTLAGMSEVGDVLGLIGDDVLVVAPDQTSAGTALIDLMLATGGELVTVLAGTDVDEEALEAVGEQMRRNYPGIELAVYRTGQRSDLLQVGVE, encoded by the coding sequence GTGATCGCCCGCACCATCAACCCGCAGCTGCTGCGCGACTGGGCCCGTGTCTGTGTCGACCAGCTCGAGGAGTTCCGCGGTGAGATCAACGACCTCAACGTCTTCCCGATCCCGGATTCGGACACCGGCAGCAACATGCTCTTCACCATGCGTGCTGCCGCGGAGGCTGCCGATGCGACATCGGATGAGGCGTCGTTGCCGCAGGTCGCGCGCGCGATGGCCGACGGAGCGGTGGCGCAGGCCCGCGGAAACTCGGGCATCATCCTGTCGCAGGTCCTCGTCGGCCTGGCCGACGGTGCGGAGATTCTCGGCGACACCGACTCCCTGACCTTCGGTGATCTGGCGTCGCTCGGCCTACGGCTGGGATCACTGGCCGCGACCCGTGCGGTCAGCGAACCCCGCGAGGGCACGGTGCTCACACTGGTGCGGGTGGCCGCCGAGTCGGCCGCGGCGCATGAGAAGGAGACCGCCGCCGACATCGTCCGGGCCATCGCCGACGACTGTGCCGAGGCGCTCGAACGCACACCGGAGCAGTTGTCGGTACTCGCCTCCGCCGGTGTCGTCGACGCCGGCGGTCGCGGCTTCCTGGTGATCGCCGACGCGATGGTCCGGGTGATCACCGGCGTGGCCAACCGCCGGCGCCGCTACCGGGGCATCCTCACCGACAGCGCGACCCTCGGACACGGCGTCGACGACTCGTGCGTGGAGAGCAGCGACCAGGACTTCGAGGTCATGTACCTGCTCGACGGCGCGGCCGGTGACCAGATCGCCCGGCTCCGCGAACGGCTGGACGAACTCGGCGACGCCGTGGTCATCGTCGGCGACAGTTCGAGCCGCGAGGATGAGCGCTTCTCCGTTCACGTGCACACCTGCGAACCCGGTGCCGCCGTGGAGGCCGGCGCGGGACTGGGGCGGTTGTCGGATGTCCGCATCAGTTGTTTCGCGCTGGATGCCATTCGCGCACAGTCTGATTCGAATGAGCCCCCGCCCCGGCACAAGCGTGCGGTGGTCGCGGTCGCATCTGGTGAGGGGGCCGCCGACCTCTTCGCCGAGGCCGGGGCGACCGTACTCCGCGCCGACGACGGGCTGACCGCACACGCGTTGGGGCAGGCGATCCGCGACACCGACAGTGCGCATGTGGTCGTGATGGCCAACGGCGCATTGAGTTCTCAGGATCTCGTCACCGTCACCACCGAGGTGCGTTCGACACGACGGTCGGTCCTGATGCTCCCGACGTCGTCGATGACCCAGTGCCTGGCCGCGCTCGCGGTGCACGACCCGAGCGAGATCCCCGACGTCGACGCCTACGCGATGGCGGAGGCCGCCGCCGGTGCGCGGTGGGGATCGCTGCAACTCGCAACCACCAAGATGATGACGCTGGCCGGGATGTCGGAGGTCGGGGATGTCCTGGGACTCATCGGCGACGACGTCCTGGTGGTGGCGCCCGATCAGACCTCCGCGGGGACCGCGCTCATCGACCTGATGCTCGCGACCGGTGGTGAACTCGTGACCGTGCTCGCCGGTACCGACGTCGACGAGGAGGCGCTCGAGGCCGTCGGCGAGCAGATGCGGCGTAACTACCCGGGCATCGAGCTCGCGGTCTATCGGACCGGGCAGCGCAGCGACCTGCTGCAGGTGGGTGTGGAGTGA
- the rpmB gene encoding 50S ribosomal protein L28: MAAVCDICGKGPGFGKSVSHSHRRTNRRWNPNIQSVRVEVAPGNRKRKNVCTSCLKAGKTAAV, from the coding sequence ATGGCTGCCGTCTGCGACATTTGCGGCAAGGGCCCGGGCTTCGGCAAGTCGGTGTCTCACTCGCACCGCCGTACCAACCGCCGCTGGAACCCGAACATCCAGTCTGTTCGCGTCGAGGTCGCCCCGGGCAACCGCAAGCGTAAGAACGTCTGCACCTCCTGCCTGAAGGCCGGCAAGACCGCAGCTGTCTGA
- a CDS encoding enoyl-CoA hydratase/isomerase family protein — protein MTSTQSPATEITRPDAPTLVSEADGVLTIAVSAAGAGNSLDDDGIAAGTQALREVARGRRDVGAVLLVGAGKNFCAGGNVRAFAAADDRPTYLRLIADNFHAFVAALYEADVPVVAAAKGWSAGAGMSLVLHADVAIGGTSSKLRPAYRGIGLTPDGGLTWTLPRVVGAARARQIILTDRVLSADDALNWGIFSEIVADEDVETVARATAEKIAAGPRSADSGTKHLLSVSSENSLLEQLALEGRSISERSGLAEGIEGVDAFVGKRAPEFGKTR, from the coding sequence ATGACCTCCACACAATCCCCTGCCACGGAAATCACTCGGCCCGACGCCCCCACACTCGTCAGCGAGGCCGACGGCGTCCTGACGATCGCGGTGTCGGCTGCCGGCGCGGGCAACTCTCTCGACGACGACGGGATCGCCGCGGGCACCCAGGCTCTGCGCGAGGTGGCTCGTGGCCGTCGTGACGTCGGCGCGGTGTTGCTCGTCGGAGCCGGCAAGAACTTCTGCGCCGGCGGCAACGTCCGCGCCTTCGCCGCCGCCGATGATCGCCCCACCTATCTGCGCCTGATCGCCGACAATTTCCACGCCTTCGTCGCCGCCCTCTACGAGGCCGACGTACCGGTCGTCGCCGCCGCCAAGGGCTGGTCGGCCGGAGCCGGGATGTCGCTGGTCCTGCATGCCGACGTCGCGATCGGCGGCACCTCCTCCAAACTGCGGCCCGCCTACCGTGGCATCGGTCTCACCCCCGACGGCGGACTCACCTGGACCCTCCCCCGCGTCGTCGGCGCCGCCCGAGCCCGTCAGATCATCCTCACCGACCGCGTCCTGTCCGCCGACGACGCACTCAACTGGGGCATCTTCTCCGAGATCGTCGCCGACGAGGACGTCGAGACCGTCGCACGCGCCACCGCCGAAAAGATCGCCGCCGGACCCCGCTCCGCCGACTCCGGCACCAAGCACCTGCTGTCGGTCTCGTCGGAGAACTCGCTTCTCGAACAGCTGGCCCTCGAAGGGCGGTCCATCTCCGAGCGTTCCGGTCTGGCCGAGGGTATCGAAGGCGTCGACGCATTCGTCGGCAAGCGCGCGCCGGAGTTCGGCAAGACGCGCTGA
- a CDS encoding uracil-DNA glycosylase yields the protein MTAPTKPLAEIIDPGWAEALAPVEPIITEMGQFLRNEIAEGRRYLPAGQHILRAFTRPIDDVRVLIVGQDPYPTPGHAVGLSFSVAPDVRPIPRSLANIYTEYCSDLGYPMPSNGDLTPWADNGVLLLNRVLTVAPGEPASHRKKGWEAVTECAIKALVARDEPLVAILWGKDAASLQEWLPDVPTIVSAHPSPLSASRGFFGSRPFSRANEELADLGADPVDWRLP from the coding sequence GTGACCGCACCGACCAAACCGCTCGCCGAGATCATCGACCCCGGCTGGGCCGAGGCCCTCGCCCCGGTCGAACCGATCATCACCGAGATGGGCCAGTTCCTGCGCAACGAGATCGCCGAGGGACGCCGCTATCTGCCCGCCGGGCAACACATTCTGCGGGCGTTCACCCGGCCGATCGACGACGTGCGCGTGCTCATCGTCGGGCAGGACCCGTACCCGACCCCGGGACATGCTGTCGGACTGAGCTTCTCGGTGGCCCCCGACGTACGCCCGATCCCGCGGTCGCTGGCCAACATCTACACCGAGTACTGCTCCGACCTCGGCTACCCGATGCCGAGCAACGGCGACCTCACCCCGTGGGCCGACAACGGCGTGCTGCTGCTGAACCGGGTGCTGACCGTGGCACCCGGGGAGCCCGCATCGCACCGCAAGAAGGGGTGGGAAGCGGTCACCGAATGCGCGATCAAGGCGCTCGTCGCCCGCGACGAACCGCTTGTCGCGATCCTCTGGGGCAAGGACGCCGCCTCGCTGCAGGAGTGGCTGCCGGATGTCCCGACCATCGTCTCCGCACACCCGTCGCCGTTGTCCGCGTCGCGTGGCTTCTTCGGGTCGCGGCCGTTCAGCCGGGCCAATGAAGAACTCGCCGACCTCGGTGCCGACCCGGTGGACTGGCGACTGCCCTGA
- a CDS encoding gamma carbonic anhydrase family protein: MAIYALDDREPVLGNDTYVHPDAVVIGAVTLEDGVSVWPGAVLRGDYGTITIGERTNIQDGTVIHCTVFEPSVIGARCVVGHNAHIEGATIGDDCLIASGSVVLNGSTIGNGAIVGAGAVVPFKFDVPPRRMALGVPARLRENYEVPEGHTDLNSEMYFQNAQYYRKSLRRLD; this comes from the coding sequence ATGGCGATCTACGCACTCGACGACCGCGAGCCCGTTCTGGGCAACGACACCTATGTCCATCCCGATGCGGTGGTGATCGGAGCCGTCACTCTGGAAGACGGCGTCTCGGTGTGGCCGGGGGCCGTCCTGCGCGGCGACTACGGCACCATCACCATCGGCGAGCGCACCAACATCCAGGACGGCACGGTCATCCACTGCACCGTCTTTGAGCCGTCCGTGATCGGCGCACGCTGCGTCGTCGGGCACAACGCGCACATCGAGGGAGCGACGATCGGCGACGACTGCCTCATCGCCTCCGGGTCGGTGGTCCTCAACGGTTCGACGATCGGCAACGGTGCGATCGTCGGGGCCGGCGCCGTCGTCCCGTTCAAGTTCGACGTGCCGCCGCGTCGCATGGCCCTCGGCGTCCCCGCGCGTCTGCGGGAGAACTACGAGGTCCCCGAAGGCCACACCGATCTCAACAGCGAGATGTACTTCCAGAACGCCCAGTACTACCGCAAATCTCTGCGGCGACTCGACTGA
- a CDS encoding glutamine synthetase family protein, with protein MDSRSDPAGDSPSSMLLATVVNPAGLTLAKTVTPERVPAFASVGLGASPSWHAFAIDQTGIAFSDEVGVVGDQRIRIDLDARVEVDPTLSWAPGEFFGLTGDPVPQCARGTLRRVVAELVDAGLHAMVGHELEFVLVTADGSPLPSAPWTPYGAVGLLEYEEFVRDVLVSCRAAGIAVEQLHPEHARWQFEVSLGPADPVTAADRLVLTRLIIGRIARKYGLRASFSPKPFADEAGCGAHQHVSLHRGDRPLFSGGTGVAGMTSDGARALAGIVDALLELQGVLCGSVVSGLRMLPGQWAGAHVCWGVENREAAVRLVRADSAHDASVAGAQGDRPEVRGRGANVEVKITDPSANVYFATAAILGAAAAGIEREATLPPEVAVDPRTRAPGERTLLSTDQGEVVDRMDASPLLRGILGDPAVDALVAVRRYEVVHIPDHTPEALAERFRLAWSM; from the coding sequence ATGGACTCGCGATCCGATCCGGCCGGCGACTCACCGTCGTCGATGCTCCTCGCGACCGTCGTCAACCCGGCCGGACTGACGCTGGCGAAGACGGTCACCCCGGAACGCGTGCCGGCGTTCGCATCGGTGGGTCTCGGTGCCAGCCCGTCCTGGCACGCCTTCGCGATCGACCAGACCGGGATCGCGTTCAGCGACGAGGTCGGGGTGGTGGGGGACCAGCGCATCCGGATCGACCTGGACGCTCGCGTGGAGGTGGACCCGACCCTGAGTTGGGCGCCCGGAGAGTTCTTCGGTCTCACCGGGGATCCGGTGCCGCAGTGCGCCCGCGGCACCCTGCGACGCGTCGTCGCCGAACTGGTCGATGCCGGCCTGCACGCCATGGTGGGCCACGAACTCGAGTTCGTTCTCGTCACCGCGGACGGATCGCCGCTGCCGTCCGCTCCGTGGACCCCGTACGGCGCGGTCGGGCTTCTGGAGTACGAGGAGTTCGTGCGGGACGTCCTGGTGTCGTGCCGTGCCGCGGGCATCGCCGTCGAACAGCTGCATCCGGAGCATGCACGGTGGCAGTTCGAGGTCTCACTCGGTCCGGCGGACCCCGTCACCGCCGCTGATCGGCTGGTGCTCACACGGCTCATCATCGGTCGCATCGCCCGCAAGTACGGTCTGCGGGCGAGCTTCTCGCCGAAACCTTTCGCCGACGAAGCCGGATGCGGTGCCCATCAACATGTCTCGTTGCACCGCGGCGATCGGCCGCTGTTCTCGGGCGGAACCGGCGTCGCCGGGATGACGTCCGACGGTGCGCGCGCGCTCGCCGGCATCGTCGATGCGCTCCTCGAACTGCAAGGGGTGCTGTGCGGCTCGGTGGTGTCCGGATTACGCATGCTGCCCGGTCAGTGGGCGGGTGCGCACGTCTGCTGGGGCGTGGAGAACCGGGAGGCGGCGGTGCGGCTGGTCCGTGCGGACTCGGCGCACGATGCGAGTGTTGCCGGAGCGCAGGGTGACAGACCGGAGGTCCGGGGTCGGGGTGCGAACGTCGAGGTGAAGATCACCGACCCGTCGGCGAACGTCTACTTCGCCACCGCCGCCATCCTGGGCGCGGCAGCGGCCGGCATCGAGCGGGAGGCCACCCTGCCGCCCGAGGTCGCCGTCGATCCTCGTACCCGTGCGCCCGGCGAGCGCACGCTGCTCTCCACCGACCAGGGAGAGGTGGTCGACCGGATGGATGCGTCGCCGCTGCTGCGCGGAATCCTGGGCGATCCCGCGGTCGATGCGCTCGTGGCGGTCCGCCGGTACGAGGTCGTCCACATCCCGGATCACACCCCCGAAGCACTTGCCGAACGGTTCCGGCTGGCCTGGAGCATGTGA
- a CDS encoding thiamine-phosphate kinase encodes MDRSDSVGINRSDSVGINRSDSVGINRSDSVGINRSDSVGINRSDSVGEIGERAVIAALTAAATAAGPADDIVIGSGDDAAVLDIGGSAVISTDTVVEGRHFRFDWSTPQQIGARAVVQSSADVAAMGGRTTGLVVSIACPAATPVGVILDLNDGVVGAAHALGARVLGGDLVAAEQVVVSVTAVGALEGRRPVSLGGARPGDVLAVSGALGASAAGLAVLSTPGIDDSQWPEVVALHRVPMPDLSQGPVAAAVGAHAMTDISDGLVEELLTMSRAARVAMTIEVDAVPRRPDLARLATELGADVDEWVLTGGEDHHLLAAFDAASVPDEWSVIGSVREATSSTPEVWVDGRRVGGPDGPDLHGWQSFAEPRG; translated from the coding sequence ATAGACCGGTCCGACTCCGTCGGGATAAACCGGTCCGACTCCGTCGGGATAAACCGGTCCGACTCCGTCGGGATAAACCGGTCCGACTCCGTCGGGATAAACCGGTCCGACTCCGTCGGGATAAACCGGTCCGACTCCGTCGGGGAGATCGGCGAGCGGGCCGTGATCGCCGCACTCACCGCGGCCGCGACCGCGGCCGGCCCGGCCGACGACATCGTGATCGGCTCAGGCGACGACGCGGCCGTCCTCGACATCGGCGGTTCGGCGGTCATCAGCACCGACACCGTGGTCGAGGGCCGGCATTTCCGGTTCGACTGGTCGACGCCCCAGCAGATCGGGGCGCGGGCGGTGGTCCAGAGTTCGGCCGACGTCGCCGCGATGGGTGGTCGGACGACGGGGCTGGTCGTGTCGATCGCCTGCCCGGCGGCAACACCCGTGGGCGTCATCCTCGACCTCAACGACGGTGTCGTCGGCGCCGCCCATGCGCTGGGCGCACGTGTTCTCGGCGGGGACCTGGTGGCGGCGGAGCAGGTGGTCGTGAGCGTCACCGCGGTCGGGGCCCTCGAGGGTCGACGACCGGTGTCCCTGGGTGGTGCCCGTCCTGGCGACGTGCTCGCCGTGAGTGGTGCCCTGGGTGCGAGCGCTGCTGGTCTCGCCGTGCTGTCGACGCCCGGTATTGACGATTCGCAGTGGCCGGAAGTCGTTGCTCTCCATCGTGTTCCGATGCCCGATCTGAGTCAGGGCCCCGTCGCGGCCGCTGTCGGAGCCCATGCGATGACCGACATCTCGGACGGTCTCGTCGAAGAGTTGCTCACCATGTCGCGGGCGGCGCGGGTGGCCATGACAATCGAGGTCGATGCGGTACCGCGACGACCCGATCTGGCCCGCCTGGCAACGGAACTCGGAGCCGACGTGGACGAATGGGTTCTGACGGGCGGTGAGGATCACCACCTGCTGGCGGCCTTCGACGCCGCGTCGGTGCCGGACGAGTGGTCCGTGATCGGGTCGGTCCGAGAGGCCACGTCGTCGACCCCGGAGGTGTGGGTCGACGGCCGGCGCGTCGGTGGACCCGACGGACCGGACCTGCACGGCTGGCAGTCGTTCGCCGAGCCGCGCGGGTGA
- a CDS encoding Lrp/AsnC ligand binding domain-containing protein gives MSVVQAYILIQTEVGRAALAAATIAEISGVASSEEVSGPYDVIVRVDAADATQLTENVVPQIQKVDGITRTLTCPVVGNTR, from the coding sequence ATGTCCGTGGTTCAGGCATACATACTGATCCAGACCGAGGTCGGTAGAGCCGCCCTGGCGGCGGCGACGATCGCCGAGATCTCGGGTGTCGCCTCATCCGAAGAGGTCAGCGGACCCTACGACGTGATCGTTCGCGTGGATGCCGCCGATGCCACGCAGCTCACCGAGAACGTGGTCCCGCAGATCCAGAAGGTCGACGGGATCACCCGCACCCTGACCTGTCCGGTGGTCGGCAACACCCGTTAG